In Lolium perenne isolate Kyuss_39 chromosome 5, Kyuss_2.0, whole genome shotgun sequence, the sequence TCTACCTGGGAGACGGCTGGAACTTCAGCGCGCCCTACGCCAAAGTTTCATCCAATCCGGCGCTATTTAGAGCCGGATTTggccgtggggagcgccaacggctGGAGGTGCATACATAGTTACATTGATAATTTGACATGCTTTCTTCGTTAGAGGAACAATTTTATCGATTTTTATTGAGTATCAGCGATTTTTTGTTGCTCCAACTAATTCTGGGAACATTGATCAAGGATGTTCTCCATCTATAGTGCGTTAATTGAGCGAGCATCAGCATGGGAATGCATTTTTGGTTGGCTTCCACAATCACAAATCCGAGCACAGGAATTGTGGGTACACAAACAACCAATTCTGTAGATAGCAGAGGAGCCAAAAGTTTCAGTGATTTCTGTGACGAAATTATGAGAAGAGACAAAGTGCTAGTCATGTTGGTGTTCACTTGTGCTTGCTCGATCTTAACAATACCTGACTGGAGTGTCCCAACCCAATGCATAACATCTTTACTGAATTTTACACTTCAGTCACAAATTCATGGACAGTGCATATTAAGCAGGGCTATGAAAAGGAACAACTACACTGACCGTGGGTGTGAAATATGCAcccactcatgcaagatcggaccaGCAGCAGCATATCATGTAACTGTGGTTCATCAGTTCCTGCAACGATACCCTCCTACTAGTCTCTATGCACTATTAATCGCACAGCAACATCAGATAACACCCATCAGATCAGATCGCTGCCTCCCTCTTTTtatctttttcttttttacaTTTTGCGTACAGCTTCCTTCCAGCTCCCTCAACAAGGCGGCTACCCACAAAATTAGACTATCAGTTGAGATATCATCCATCATACACTCCTCTGGTACCTAGGTTTCAGGTTAGACATCCCCCTCTCTTCCCTGCGAGCCGCCGCTGCCGCTGGGCCGCCAGAAGGGTCGGAGTTGGCGTGGCTCGGCCACACCAGGGGCATCGCCGGTGGTTGCTGGTACGCGTCACACACACCCAGCTTCACGATAAATGTCGCCGTGCAACCTTTACCTGCGCCATCGCTCTCCAGCCATATGTGCCCGCCCATAAGGCTCACAAATCTGGAGACAGGGATGTTCGTCATCAGAGACTCGGCGATCCATCAGTCTTTCACATGGCGAATTTATTAAAGCAATCATGTAGTACCTTTTGCAAATCGCAAGCCCAAGACCACTGCCATTGTTGTACCCCTGGTTTCCACTGCTTTGAGTGTGCGCGAACTTTGTAAACACATGCGAGAGATCCTGAGGGCTAATGCCACACCCGGTATCTTTAACCTGAAATTAACGAAGAGAGGTTGTCAAATTATATACACATTAACCAACAAGGTGGCTAAACTtcagtttttcttttcttttcttgttttcgaTACGCCATGCCCCAGTCATGTGGAAACTATGACAAGGTCGCAATTAATGTAATTCTCTCATGTGCCGCTGCTACAATGATTAGAACATGGAGCTTGTATAATGTAGTAATCTTTACCTGAACTTTTACATAGAAATGACCGTCACTGGCAATCGGATGAAAATCAGTGCTTCTGAACTCTCTTAAAGATTCAGACTTCACGACGGAAGCTAGGAGCGAGATGTGGCCCTCCTTGGTAAACTTAACAGCGTTACCACAGACGTTTAGAATGGTTTGCATCAGCCGCTTCTCATCGCCAATGGCAGATAGGGGCATGTCAGGGGATAACATAGCCGACACAGAGAGTTTTTTTATGGCTGCAATCGGTTTCACGAAACTCATCACCTGCAATGCCATTGAATAACAAAAAATCAGATTAGAGTATTATGCATCAATGACATTTGGTGGTTGGTAGGGCAACTATACGAACCTCTTTGAAAACTGCATGGAGATTGAACGCACTTATCTCCAACTCAAGGCTTCCATCCTCAAGTTTTGAAAGATCTAGAACATCGTTGATGAGTGTCGCCAAAAGGTTACTGCTTTTCAATACAGTTTCCACCATCAAGCGCTGCTCAGGGGTGAGTTCGGTTTCTAGTAGTAAGGAGGAAAGGGCAATTATTGCGTTCATCGGGGTTCGCATCTCATGGTTCATCACAGCTAGGAAATCATTGCGGGCACGGATAGCCATTTCAGCCTCTCGCCGGGCTGAATCTAGGGCAACATTCTGCTCCATGAGTAGATCACGTGCTCGCATGGACTCTTCGAGAATAGCCGCATGTGAGAGGGCAACAGCGACCTGGAGACAGTACCATATACGATCTCATTAGAGCAGTGTAGAGTGCTAGTTCAGCATGCATGTTAACATAGGTAACTAGCTTGCATGTGCACAATCGCTCAAAACCGAAAGTACAAACAACATGGAATGCAGCACAAAATTTTCTAGGTAGAGAACAGTTTTTCAAGGACTGTAAATTTCATAACAGAAAACGAAACTATGGAGTTAATTCATGTTCATTAGAAGAAAAACATTAGCTACACATCAATAAGAAGAGGAAAGCAAACAGAACAGTACAACAAcaggaaaagaaaaaaacaaatgAAAAGGTTGATTCACTAAAAGATAAAGTAGCTGTCCATTCAAGATGTAAAAATGTTCTAGAGTTGGTTTCATGCACTGCAGCAGTTTAGCTAGCTATTTCTTGGATCCAAGAAGAATATCTACCCAATGGCTCTATTCTTTGTCTGACAAGAGTCAAACACCCCACCTTGCTATTTGCTGTTTTGACAAATCAATTAGCCATTGGGAAACTGTAAAAGAAACTTTATATTATTGATTATTCTACTATGAGGAAATGATTGAACAAAAATCAAATGGAATGCTGATAGCGCCAGGAGTACATTTACAAAGCTATTTACTTTGCAAAAAGATTCACAAATGAAAAAGCCAGAGCAAAGTGTAGTAGTAACCTGATCAGCGACGACCTCGACAAGCTCCAGCTCATGAACATGCCATTTCCTTGCACTATCAGATGGGAGCATTAGAACCATAATGGCATAGCTTTTCGCAGAGAGCTCGGGCCAATCATTTATCTGGAAGTTTGAAAGATGCAGCAGGGGAACTCTGACAGCAGCCACCTCCGGCGGGACATATCGCCCTTGGACAGGCCTGATCCTTGCCAAAGGAGATGTATGTGGCACAATAATGGCCCGGTTGCTACTGAATACCTGGTTGACAACAGGAAGATTGATCTGCACAGACGAGCCAACGGGGATCTGGTGGCGTAGGGTATGCGACAGCTGAAGGCTCGAACCGCTACGGGACGGCATCCACAATGCACACTCTTCCAGACCCAGAGTCCTGCCAAGCTCAACCAGGGTGGTCTTGAGGATGGTGTGCCTGTCGAGTGTGCTCCTGATCTCATGGGTGAGCATCCTGACATGCCTGCCGGTCTCCTCCTGTGTGCGAATGAGCCCCATCTCCCTGTCAAGCTCGTCTGCCTTCTTCTTGAGAAATAGCTCCCTGGTCTTGACGCTGAGCAGGTCCGGGATGATGTGGACGAGCATGAGGGCAGTGGCGCATGAGACGACGGCGGTGGCAACCTTGGCAACCGTCATGACGATGGCGACGGTCCTGCTATGGGTGGCGAAGGTCCAGAGGTTGATGAGGTGGGTGGCGCCGCAGAGAACGATGAAGGCGCCGAACTGGATGAGCACCCAGCGGTATGGGAAGAAGGAGGACTTGTTGACGAAGTAGATGAGCTCGAGCGGGATGGAGAAGTAGGCGAGCGCGATGAAGAAGTCGGAGATGTACTGGTACTTGATGAGCAGCTCGTCGGTGGGCCAGAAGGGCTCAATGCAGTCACAGCCCTCCATTTTATTAGACTGAGTTGGAGGGAGGCTAAGAAGTGTCTAGCTAGAGGAATGTTGCTGTTGTCGTGGCTGGCATTTGTTTGTTCCCTGGACAAGATGAAAACAAGATGAGTGTGAGAACATAATGGCAGTTTGAGTAATCGCTGATGAAGCAAGGTTGATTAATTCAAGCGAAGAAAACAAGATCCATACTACATGGTCTTTTCCAGTTAAAAGGGGCAGTAGGGCCTTTTGGTCTGTTTCACGTAGTAAAAGCAAAGATCTTATTATTTCATCTAGCGTTTTAGCACGATCTTCAGCAAGATCACCCGCAGAGGTGGTGCATGGCTAACGGCATGTCTTTTGTCATGCAGAAGACATGAGTACTTAGTTTAGGCTGTTAAGTTTATCTACATTCAGCCATTACCAATCATGTGTTTATTACAAAGGCCACGGCTAAGGGCATTCCCTAGGAAAGAAAAGCGAAACAATTCAAGTGAAAGAAAGCAAAAAAAATTATAACACCTATCCATCCATCCATATATAAAAGTAGTGGCATGAACTGATTGATGGTACACACGGAGGCTGCTGTATAAATCGGTAAATCCACGTAGTTATATAACTAGCATAGCCTGAAGATATTGAGGTGTTATACTAAACAAACGGGCAGGATGCTCAATCTGCAGCGCATGGGCACAAGTGTGGCATTTCGATTTCCGTGGGGTTGGAGCAGCTTAGCTAGCAACCATagcagcaggtgctcctccagctAGCTAAACAAG encodes:
- the LOC127298967 gene encoding probable ethylene response sensor 1, which translates into the protein MEGCDCIEPFWPTDELLIKYQYISDFFIALAYFSIPLELIYFVNKSSFFPYRWVLIQFGAFIVLCGATHLINLWTFATHSRTVAIVMTVAKVATAVVSCATALMLVHIIPDLLSVKTRELFLKKKADELDREMGLIRTQEETGRHVRMLTHEIRSTLDRHTILKTTLVELGRTLGLEECALWMPSRSGSSLQLSHTLRHQIPVGSSVQINLPVVNQVFSSNRAIIVPHTSPLARIRPVQGRYVPPEVAAVRVPLLHLSNFQINDWPELSAKSYAIMVLMLPSDSARKWHVHELELVEVVADQVAVALSHAAILEESMRARDLLMEQNVALDSARREAEMAIRARNDFLAVMNHEMRTPMNAIIALSSLLLETELTPEQRLMVETVLKSSNLLATLINDVLDLSKLEDGSLELEISAFNLHAVFKEVMSFVKPIAAIKKLSVSAMLSPDMPLSAIGDEKRLMQTILNVCGNAVKFTKEGHISLLASVVKSESLREFRSTDFHPIASDGHFYVKVQVKDTGCGISPQDLSHVFTKFAHTQSSGNQGYNNGSGLGLAICKRFVSLMGGHIWLESDGAGKGCTATFIVKLGVCDAYQQPPAMPLVWPSHANSDPSGGPAAAAARREERGMSNLKPRYQRSV